The Mangifera indica cultivar Alphonso unplaced genomic scaffold, CATAS_Mindica_2.1 Un_0128, whole genome shotgun sequence genome contains the following window.
TCGATTATCGCCGAATTCGAAGTCAAAGATGGGGAGAATGTCGACATACTTCGGAATGACACTTGCGGTCTTCGTCTTCTGGTCGTCCATGGACAGATTCCATGTATGGTACGCCCTCTATCAGGACGAAAAGGTTTATTCTCcatcttaatattattaatctcttcttctttgacTTGTtactgttagttt
Protein-coding sequences here:
- the LOC123208015 gene encoding uncharacterized protein LOC123208015, with the translated sequence MGRMSTYFGMTLAVFVFWSSMDRFHVWYALYQDEKQERLEKEAESRRVREEVLNKNKHKDAL